The genomic interval CGTCCATCAAGGCATCCACACCCGACGGACTGGCGAAGACCACCCACCGGTAGCGCTGGATGTGCTCCGCCGCGGACGCCAGGGGACGCGGGTCCTCGGGCGCCCGCAGCTCCAGGAGCGGGAGGCTGAGCACCTCCGCGCCCTCGTCCTCCAGCAGGAAACACAGCTCCTCGGCCCGCTCACGCGGGCGCGTCACCAAGACTCGAATGCCTTCCAGTCGCCGTTCCACGCGCGCGGCAGTCTAGGCGCCGGAGCCCGGGCGGCGAGCGAAATCACGCAGGATGTCCGCCGCGCCCCGCGACAGCAGGTCCGCCGCCAGCGATTCGCCCAGCTCCTGCGCACGCTCCGCGGGTCCACGGACCTCGCCCCGCACCACGCGTGCGCCATCCGGACGGCCCACCAGCGCGCGCAGGTACACCATGCCGTCCGACACCGTGGCATGGCCCGCCAGGGGGACGGTGCAACCGCCCTCCAGCTTCGCGAGCAGCGCCCGCTCCGCCGTCACCGCCACGCGCGTCGTCCCGTCCTCCAGCGGCGCGAGCAACCCGCGAACACGCGTGTCCTCGCCGCGGCATTGGATGGCGAGCACGCCCTGCCCCACCGCCGGAAGACTCACCTCCGTGGGAAGCACCTGGGTGATGACGTCCTCGAGCCCCAGCCGCTTGAGGCCCGCGTACGCCAGCACCGCGCCGGCAAGCCCCATCTCCTTCGTCCTCTGAAGCCGCGTCTGCACGTTGCCGCGCAGGCTCACGATGTCCAGGTCCGGACGCCGCGAGCGGAGGATGCAGCTGCGCCGCAGCGACGAGGTGCCCACCCGAGCCCCCTGCGGCAGCGTGTCCAGCGTCAATCCACCCAGGCCACAGAAGGCATCACGCGGGTCCTCGCGCGTGGGAACCGCCGCGAGCACCAGGCCCTCCGGCAGCTCGGACGTCATGTCCTTCAAGCTGTGCACGGCCAGGTCCGCGCGGCCATCGAGCAGCGCCTGCTCGATCTCCTTCACGAACAGCCCCTTGCCTCCCACCGCGGACAACGGGGCGGACAGGAAGCGGTCCCCCTCCGTGGTCATCTCCACGAGGGACACTTCCAGCCCCGGATGGTGCGCGGCCAACAGCGCGCCCACGTGCCGGGCCTGCCAGAGCGCCAGCGGACTCTGCCGGGTGGCGATACGCACGGACTTCATCACTTCGCCCCCGGCGCGGCCTGAGCGGCCGGCGCCATCGTGGACTGCTCCGCCGCCTCGAGCTCCGACTCCAGCAGCCCGAACAGCTCCGCGGCCGCACCCGCCAGCCGGTTCCCCTCACCCTCGGGCCCCACCGCGCGCAGGCGCGACGTGGGCTCGTGCAGCAACTTGTTGACGATGGCGCGTCCCATGGCCTCGATGCTCTTGCGCTGTTTCTCCGTGAGCCCATCCCCCAGCGCCGCCAGGGTGCGCTCCACTTCCGCGCGGGCAATCGTCTCCGCGCGCTGGCGGAGCCGCGCCAACACCGGCATGCCTTCGCGCAGCGCCCGCTCCTTGACGAAGCGCGCCACCTCCTGCGCCACCAGCACGCCCGCCTTGTGCGCTTCCTCCGCGCGCGCGGCCGCGTTGTCCGCGACGAACTTCTGGATGTCGTCCACGTCGTAGGCGTGCACCCAGTCCAGCGTGCCCACCCCGGGGTCGATGTCGCGCGGCACGGCCAGGTCCACCATGAACAGGGGACGGCCCTTGCGCGCCTTGCCCACCGCGCCCACGTTCTCCTTCGTGAACAGCGGCACCGGCGACGCGGTGCTGCACACCACCACGTCCGCGGCCGTCAGGAGCGAGAACAGCTCCTCGAAAGGCCGCGCCGCCCCGCCCACCTCCGCCGCGAGCGCCTCCGCGCGGGACAACGTGCGGTTGGTGATGAACAGCTTCGTCGCGCCCGCCTGTTGCAGGTGGCGCGCCGCCAGCTCCCCCATCTCCCCCGCGCCCACGACCAACACCGTCTTGCCCTTCAAGCCGTCAAACACCTTGCTGGCCAGTTGCACCGCCGCCGACGCCATGGACGTCGCCGCGCGGCCGATGGCCGTCTCCGTGCGCACCCGCTTGGCGCAGCCAAACGCCGCCGCGCACGCCCGCGTCAATTCCCCTCGCACCGCGCCCGCGCCCTGCCCCCGCTCGAAGGCGTCCTTCACCTGCCCCAGGATCTGCGCCTCGCCCAGCACCATGGAGTCCAGGCTGGACGCCACCCGGAACAGGTGGATGAGGGCCGCCTCGCCCCGGTGCTCGTACAGGTGGTCCAGCGCCTCCACGCCGCCCAAGGACTCCAGCTCCGCCACCGCCCGCGCCCGGGCCATCTGCCCATCCGGCGCGGACAGATAGACCTCCACCCGGTTGCACGTGGAGACCCACAGCACTTCCACGGGGGCCTGCGCCAACCGCTGGAGCACCTCCACCTGCCGCGTATCGGACAAGGCCAACCGCTCGCGCACCACCAGGGGCGCGGTCCGGTGTGACAAGCCAATGCAGACGAGCTCCATGCTCACGGAATCCTCAGGACGGCCGTGGGGCTCGACGTCAGGTCATACGAAGTCAGGAAGGACACGAGCACCAGACAGAACCCCGCCATCGTCAAGAGCGCCACCCGGCGCCCCCGCCAGCCCGCGAAGATGCGCGCGTTGACCAGCGCCGCGAACACCGCCCACGCCACCACCGTCGCAATGGACTTGCCGTCCCACGTCCAGCCCCGCGTGGTGCTCACGAAGAACGCGCCCGTCGCCAGGGTGATGGACAGCGCGATGAACCCCCACACCACCAAACGCCGGTTGAGGGTGTCCAGGAACTCCAGGGACGGCAGCCGGGAGAAGAGCAACCCGAAGCGCTTGGCGCGCACCTGCCGCTCCATCAGCAGGTACATCACCCCCACCCCCGCGGCCACCGCGAACGCCGCCAGCCCCAGCAGCGCCAGGGTGATGTGCAGCGGCAACAAGGGCTGCCGCACACCCGCGGGAAGCGGCGACTGGCCCCCGTGCATCAACAGCCCCGGCAACAACACCGTCACGGCCAGCGGCGTCAGGAACGCCCCGATGACCGGGCGGCGGTAGCGCACATCCAGTGCCAGGAAGATGGCCAGCAGCAGGAAGGCCAGCGTGGAGAAGCCTTGTGCCATGCCCACCGGACGGCCGGACTGCGCCCCCAGGAGCTCGAACAGCGCCACCCCATGCAACACCAGCCCGCCGCCCACCAGCACGCGACCGGCCATGGCCAGCCCATCCGATTGGCGGACGAGGTAGGCGAGGTAGGCCACGGCGGCGATGCCGTAGGCGTGGCAGGCAAGCGAGACGAGCGTATGGCTCATGGAATCAGGCACATAACCGTATCCGACGGGCGGATCAGCCCATCTTGTTGAGGAGGAACGCGGCCAACAGGTCCGTCTCCGAATCGGGCTTCTTCCCCGCGCCCTCCGGCGTGGGAGCTTGGGCGGGCACCTGTGCCACATACCCTGGAACGACCTCGTAGGCGGACTCTCCCACCAGCACCGAGTCAGCCATCTGCTCGGCCCCCAGGCGGGAAAGCTGCTCCTCGGTCTTCACCCGGGCGACCAGCCCGTGGGTGTCCTCTCCCGACACGATTTGCACGAAATACACGGCCGGGGCGACAGCGAAGGCCGTTCCGCCCTCCGCCATGACCACCAGCCTGCCGTCGCGCAGGTCCGCTTTGTCCGCCAGTGCCCACTCCTCGAGCTGAGCCTGCGGCAGAAAGAGCTTCGTCACGTCCGGCAGCCTACACCAGCCATGGGGCCACGGGGGGAGCCGTTCGCCAAGGAGGTGAAACGCCCGACACGTCTCCGCATCCTTTCGGGCAGATCGGCTGATGGTCCGCCGATGGTTGCAGGCCCACGGGCCGCGTACTAGACGACGCGCCGTGCAGGCCACAGAGGGCCCGAAGGAGACACCATGGCAGGCGACAACGTGACGAACGTGGGAGATGGCGACTTCAAGGCGCAGGTGCTGGATTCCCAGCAGCCCGTGCTGGTGGACTTCTGGGCGACCTGGTGCGCGCCGTGCCGCGCCATCGCCCCGCACATCGATGCGCTCTCCACCCAGTATGGCAGCCAGGTGAAGTTCACCAAGCTCAACATCGACGACAATCAGCAGACGCCCCAGGACTACGGCATCCGGTCCATCCCCACGCTGCTGCTCTTCAAGGGCGGCAAGGTGGTGGAACAGATTGTCGGCGCCGTCCCGAAGGCGAAGATCGAAGAAGCCATCAAGAAGGCGCTGTAACCCGTATCGCCGGGCCCCCAGCACGCGGAGCCAGACGGCTTCCGCCGCTCAGGGCCCGGCGCCTTGCCTCCCTCAGTCAAAGCTCCCAGGACCCGGTCCCCGCCAGATGCCCCTGCATCCCGGAGTCCTACCGGACGCTCGCTCGCGCGCCGCTCCCGTCTCACGATGAATGAGCCACGCGGCCGCCGCTGAACCCACGCTCTCCACGGCAAGCTTTCCGCGCGAGCCATCAGCGGTTTCTCATACTTCGTACCATTTCCACCGCTGTGGACAAATCCACCATGGACAGTGTCTCGCACTGAGAAATGGCTGTGGGAAACACGTATCCCCTTGCAGTCTTGTCATCAATTTTTCCCAACGCCTTGCGAGTCAGACAAGACCCCTCATTGGCTGTATTGACAGTGTTGACATCCGCAGCCAAATAAGCGC from Myxococcus stipitatus carries:
- the hemC gene encoding hydroxymethylbilane synthase, with the protein product MMKSVRIATRQSPLALWQARHVGALLAAHHPGLEVSLVEMTTEGDRFLSAPLSAVGGKGLFVKEIEQALLDGRADLAVHSLKDMTSELPEGLVLAAVPTREDPRDAFCGLGGLTLDTLPQGARVGTSSLRRSCILRSRRPDLDIVSLRGNVQTRLQRTKEMGLAGAVLAYAGLKRLGLEDVITQVLPTEVSLPAVGQGVLAIQCRGEDTRVRGLLAPLEDGTTRVAVTAERALLAKLEGGCTVPLAGHATVSDGMVYLRALVGRPDGARVVRGEVRGPAERAQELGESLAADLLSRGAADILRDFARRPGSGA
- the hemA gene encoding glutamyl-tRNA reductase; its protein translation is MELVCIGLSHRTAPLVVRERLALSDTRQVEVLQRLAQAPVEVLWVSTCNRVEVYLSAPDGQMARARAVAELESLGGVEALDHLYEHRGEAALIHLFRVASSLDSMVLGEAQILGQVKDAFERGQGAGAVRGELTRACAAAFGCAKRVRTETAIGRAATSMASAAVQLASKVFDGLKGKTVLVVGAGEMGELAARHLQQAGATKLFITNRTLSRAEALAAEVGGAARPFEELFSLLTAADVVVCSTASPVPLFTKENVGAVGKARKGRPLFMVDLAVPRDIDPGVGTLDWVHAYDVDDIQKFVADNAAARAEEAHKAGVLVAQEVARFVKERALREGMPVLARLRQRAETIARAEVERTLAALGDGLTEKQRKSIEAMGRAIVNKLLHEPTSRLRAVGPEGEGNRLAGAAAELFGLLESELEAAEQSTMAPAAQAAPGAK
- a CDS encoding cytochrome C assembly family protein; translated protein: MSHTLVSLACHAYGIAAVAYLAYLVRQSDGLAMAGRVLVGGGLVLHGVALFELLGAQSGRPVGMAQGFSTLAFLLLAIFLALDVRYRRPVIGAFLTPLAVTVLLPGLLMHGGQSPLPAGVRQPLLPLHITLALLGLAAFAVAAGVGVMYLLMERQVRAKRFGLLFSRLPSLEFLDTLNRRLVVWGFIALSITLATGAFFVSTTRGWTWDGKSIATVVAWAVFAALVNARIFAGWRGRRVALLTMAGFCLVLVSFLTSYDLTSSPTAVLRIP
- the trxA gene encoding thioredoxin; this translates as MAGDNVTNVGDGDFKAQVLDSQQPVLVDFWATWCAPCRAIAPHIDALSTQYGSQVKFTKLNIDDNQQTPQDYGIRSIPTLLLFKGGKVVEQIVGAVPKAKIEEAIKKAL